In Dehalococcoidia bacterium, the genomic window ACGGCCGGCGACGTCACCCTTCTGCCCAGGGTCCTGGACGCCGCCTCGCGCTTCCGGGAACGTCCGGACGATGCCCGGATGCAGCGCCTTGTCGCTGAGCGCGGCATGAGCCCGCTTTTCGTATAGGCGGCCTCGATGCTGATCGCCGACGCGCAGGTGCACATATGGGGCGCTAACACGCCTGAGCGTCCCTGGCCGCCGGGGCGCGAGCACCTGGCCCAGAAGCCGTACCCGGTGACGAAGGACATGATCCTTGCCGCCATGGACCAGGCAGGCGTGGACCGGGCGGTCCTCGTGCCACCGTCGTGGGAAGGCGACCGCAACGACCTCGCGCTCGAGGCGGCAAGGCTCCATCCCGACCGGTTCGCCGTCATGGGCCGGCTCGCCATCGACGACCCGACGAGCCGCGGGCTCGTCGCCGGCTGGCGTTCTCAACCCGGAATGCTCGGCGTGCGCCTCACATTCCACTTGCCCGAGCAGCGGCAGTGGCTCTCAGACGGGACCGCAGACTGGTTCTGGGCTGCAGCCGAGCAGGCCGCCTTGCCCGTCATGGTCTTCGTCCCCGGCTCCGTGCCGGCGATCGATGGCATCGCGGAGCGCCACCCCGGCCTTCGCCTGGTCATCGACCACCTTGCCATCGGCTCCGGCAAGGACGATGCCGCCTTTGCCCGCCTGCCGGAGGTCCTGCGCCTGGCGCGGCTGCCCAACGTAGCGGTCAAGGCCTCCGCCCTCC contains:
- a CDS encoding amidohydrolase family protein gives rise to the protein MLIADAQVHIWGANTPERPWPPGREHLAQKPYPVTKDMILAAMDQAGVDRAVLVPPSWEGDRNDLALEAARLHPDRFAVMGRLAIDDPTSRGLVAGWRSQPGMLGVRLTFHLPEQRQWLSDGTADWFWAAAEQAALPVMVFVPGSVPAIDGIAERHPGLRLVIDHLAIGSGKDDAAFARLPEVLRLARLPNVAVKASALPVFSSEPYPFPGLHRYIREVYEAFGPQRMFWGTDWTRLPCSWREAVTLFTEELPWLTAEEKEWIMGRALCEWLDWPLPDLPSQVSAPQP